Proteins encoded within one genomic window of Phycisphaerae bacterium:
- a CDS encoding antibiotic biosynthesis monooxygenase — MLIVMVHVHVKTESIEAFKQATLENARHSVREPGIARFDVIQQKDDPSQLVLVEVYRNEEATVKHKETAHYLKWRDTVADMMAEPRQGIKYANVFPDEQGW; from the coding sequence ATGCTGATCGTGATGGTTCATGTTCATGTCAAAACCGAGTCGATTGAGGCGTTCAAACAGGCCACTCTCGAGAACGCTCGTCACAGCGTCCGGGAACCGGGTATCGCCCGCTTCGACGTCATCCAACAGAAAGATGACCCCAGCCAGCTCGTCCTCGTCGAGGTCTACCGCAACGAGGAGGCCACCGTTAAACACAAGGAGACAGCCCACTACCTCAAATGGCGAGATACCGTCGCGGATATGATGGCCGAGCCGCGACAAGGTATCAAGTACGCCAACGTCTTTCCAGACGAGCAGGGGTGGTAG